The sequence AATTAGGATTATTTGAATAATTACGCTTTTTTTGATTATTATGATTATCGAAATCCATTTAATCGACCATATTATTAAATATATAATAGCTATAGATTTTAAGAAACCTAATTAATTATTGTATTTTATAATATAAAAATATAATTAATAAAAAAGATAACCTCTTTAAATTACAAATTTACATATTTTTAAAAGGTTTTCCATGTCCTGTGTAAATAATGGAAGCAGAAGAATTTTTAATAAAGTCAACACTTTGTAACATTTCTTCTTTATTTTCAAAAATCTTAGATGGAGAAGGAGAAAAATGATTCATCATTGCATCACCAACAAAAAATTTATCATTATCAACCATTAAACCTATAGAACCTTTAGTATGGCCAGGAAGAGAATATACTGTTCCATTAATACCAAATTTTTCAAGAGATTGTTTATTTTTAAGAAAAACATCAATATCAAACATGTCTAAATTAGATATAGGGTTTATCATTTTACTTGTAATTTTTAAAATCCTACCTACAAAATCATAAGGATATAATTTAGGTTCATTTCCATTTTTAACAATATCATAATCTACTTCACTCATTGCAATAGGTATTTCTAGTTCTTTTGATAAGTAATGTGCATTAGCTATGTGATCAATATGGTAATGAGTTAAGATTATTAAATCAACTTTTTCATTTTTAATATAATTATAAATAGATTTTCTATCAAATTTTATCCCAGTATCAACTAAGACACAACTATCCTCTTCTTTAATTAAGTAAACTTTAGCCATATTTCCAAAAATTTTAATTTCTGTCATTTTTAATCCCTTACACATTATAAAATTAACCTTTCATAAAATATATTATAAAATTAACTATTTAGAATACAAATTAGCTATTAATAAATTAAAAATAAACTAAATAATAAACTAAAAATAAAATGAAATAAGTAAAATAAAATAAAAGTAAAATAAAAAATAATAAAATTTATTAAAAAATATTGAAACTCTTAATAAAATAAGAGTTAAGATATTAATATAATTATAATAATTATAACAATATAATAAAAACAATTATACAAAAACAATTATACTAATCTTTGACCAGTAATTGTCTTTTTATTTTGCCAGCTGTAACTTCTGATTCTTTTTGATTTACCGAATCCACAAGAAGCACAGACTTTTTTACGTACGTGGTAAGCATTTCTTCCACATCTTCTACATCGTATATGGGTTTTTTTATTCTTCTTACCCATTGAAGGTGTTCCTTTCATGATTATCTCCTCCTTTTATCCTCTATAATTTGTAATCTTAATTAGCTCATATTAATAATATTAGTAAATAAGTATCTTATTAATTGTTAAATAAGTATCTTATTAAAATATATAATTTTAAAATACATATCAAGAATTAATTCGTTTTAAGTAATTAACATATAATCAATACAATCTTATTAATTAAAATAATCCTAAAATAATACATAATCCTATTTATCAATCTTAATACAATAAAATAAATATGATAATATATGTATACTTCATAGCATATGTATATAGTTCATAGCTATAGCTAATGAAGAATTTTAAAACACAAAACAATAAAATATGTATTTAATGAATATTTATTGATATGATTTATTTATATAATTTTAATAGTATGAATGATTTATGAGAATAGCTATTGAAAATTAATAGCCAAATCAAAATCTAAGGTGAAATATAAACTATATTGTCTCCTCTAATGAGCACAGTTCCTAGTCTTCTTGTTACTTCTCCTTTTTCTAATTCTTCAGCATCATTAAGAACTAAGTTCATATGTAAGTCGAAGCTTTTAAGTATACCTCTGAATTCACGATCTCCTTTTAATTTTATTAAAACTGGAGAGTTAGTTGCTTTGCCTAATGCATCAAGTGGTCTTTGAACATAACCTTGTTGTCCGCTCACGTTAATCACCTATTAATATATACTATAATAATTATGAATTAATCTATATTTAAATGTAACTGTTAATTAAATATAATCAATAAATTTTAATTAACAATCTTATCTTAATAAAATTCTATTAAATTCGATCAAAATTTTCTTAAAATCCAGAAAATATGCTATATATAAAGTAGATATCTTTTAAAAATTATAATAAATAATTATTTAAAAGACCATAATAGCTAATTTCCAATTTTAAATATTTAATGATAACTATATTATATAATCAACTTATATATAAATATTTTGATTAATTAGTAAAAAGTCATAAGGAAAATAAGTAAAAATTAGATAATATGGAAAATAATTAAAAAATAGATAAAGTAAATACAAAATAAAATTATTTAGAATAATTAAATAATCATAAATAATCATAATTATCACAATTGTCATAGAATAAAACAAATAATCATAAAATAAAAGTATTAAGAATGACATAATAAAATATGTAAAATATGTAAATATGAAAATTTTATAGATAAAAATAAAAATATACATAATAATATAGAGATATTAAAAATAATCTGAAATACATAGAAAAATAACAAAAATGAAAATAAAAGAAATTAATTAAATAAAAAAATAACTAGAGAAATAAAAATAGGATTCACATGAAATCCTGTTAAAATGATAATTAACATATTATAAAAGGTGCTTATTTTGAAGGTTAAACAAAGGTATCATCTTAAAAAGAAAAAATTAAAAGAATTAAAAAGAGATTTAGGGGAATATTCTGATTTAATCTCAAATAAATCTAGTGTTGAATTTTTAGAAGTTGATCCTAATCCATTTGTTCTTGTTGATGGTAAACCAGCAGTAATCATAATCAATGAAAAGCCATTTCCAACACTTAAAGCTGCTTTAGAAAATGATATTGGTGGGAAAAAAGTAACAGTTGATATGGGAGCTGTTAAATTTGTAACAAATGGTGCAGACATAATGAGTCCTGGAATTGTGGCCAGTGACAAAGATGTAAAATCTGATGATGTTGTTGTAGTAGTAGAAGAGACCCATAAAAAACCATTAGCTATTGGTATTGCGTTAATTTCTGGAGAAAAAATGGTTGAAAATGATTCTGGAAAAGCTATTGAAAATATCCATCATATTGGTGATGATATCTGGAATTTGGAAATTTAATTTTAATTAAGTAGTCTAATTTTTATTTATAAGGTGATATAATGGTAGAACTAAGATATAATGCTGGAAATGTATTTAATCCTTTAGTACACAAAATAGGAATAATAGCTTTAGGATCACATTTAGAAAATCATGGCCCTGCATTACCTATTGATACTGATGCTAAAATAGCTGCATACATTGCTCTTCAAGCTTCTCTTGAAAGTGGAGCTAAATTTCTTGGAATTATTTATCCTGCTCATGAAATTGAAGAAATAAATCATGGAATTCATTATTCTCTTGAAGAATTAGCTGATAATATAACTAAAACATTAAAAGCAGCAAAAAAGTATTTAAAAATTGAAAAAGTAGTTATCATCAATGCCCATGGAGGGAATCTTCCATTATTCCAATATCTTGATAAAATTGAAGATGATGCATTATTAGATATTGTTCTGCTTAATAATACTATTATTGAAAATGAAGGACCACATGGAGGTTCTGGAGAATTATCTATGGGAAAAGTTCTTGGAATCCTTGATGAAGAAGAAATTATTAATCAGACAAACCTTGAAGTTTATGGCGAAGTTGGATTAAGTCAATTTAAAGAAGCTAGAAAAAATGATCCAGGAATTGAAGAAGGTGCTTCAGAAATCGAAAATAATGGAGTTTATCTTGATATTAACTATGGAAAACAGCTGTTAAACTTAGCTATAAACTCAGTTTTACTTGATGTTGAAAAAATATTAGATTATTAAATCTTCGATTTAAAAATAAAAAATAGAAAATAAAAATATGAAATATAAAACAGAACTATGAAATATAAAATAGAAAAAAAATAAAGAATAAACTAAAAAAGAAAATCAAGTATTATTTGACTTTTTAGTTGTTTCAGAACCATCCGAATTAGAATCTGAAGATGAATCTTTATTATCATTACCATTATCATGGTTTACAGTTTTATTAGATCCACTACCTGAAGAAGAGTTACTAGTTGAAGTATCAGTTTTTTTACTTGGCAAATAATTTTGAGAATTATTTGAAGAACTAGTATTCACTTCTAATGCAAATGGATTAGAAGAATTATCATTAGTAGAATTAGTATCATTACCCAAATTTAGAAGATTAAAACCAGTAATATCTCCTGTAGAAAAAGCTACTACAGAACTTATTCCAAAAGCAACAATAGCTATTATAAAAACTACAACTAATTTAGCTGATTTACTTTCACTCATATAATCACCAATAGTATAATAAATAAACTATCTTAATAAATAAAAAATTAATATTAAAAATCTATTAAAACATAATATTGTCAATCTATAGATTTAATTTAATTAATTTATTATATCTTTTATATTCTATTTAATTATATCCTATTTAATATTTACACTATTTAATATTTACATTTTATATAAATTATAATTTTATTATAAATCAAAATTAATTAAAAAATTATAAATTTTATAATTAACATAATAAATTCAAAATGCATTTAATTTTTTTAATTTAATAATTTCTAATTTAATAAAAATCAAACAAAAAATTTAATTAATAGAATAATCATCATATTCTTTATTTATAGTCCTTAAATTTATTATAATATATATTAATAATCTTATTTATAATCATCTATAATATAATAGATATTTAGTAATTTTTAATATTATTTAGTCCATTTTGATAAGTTTTTGTTGAAAGTTCTAGAATAGATAAATCTAAGTATTTTAGAAAACAAGTCCTCTGATAATTTTTTCATCAAAGTTTAAAGGAACTCTAATGTTTTGACACAAACAGTATTTAAATTTTATTTTATTTAGATTTCCCAATATAAAAGATATAAATTTAAATTTTACAAAATTATAAATTCTATTTTTAAAAATATGTGTCAATTAATGCATATTTCATATAAAACAAATATTATACCTAGGTAAATTCTTCATAAAATCAAATTTTTTGTTTATATTATTTAAAAATATATGATAATCTATTATTTTTAAATTAATGATATAATTAAGGATTAAATAAAATTTAAAGTATTTATAAAACATTATTTCTTAAAAGTATTTTAAAGAGTAGAACAATGATAATTTAGCTTATTTAAAATATTCAAAATCATTCTACTAAGTATTTAATAAAATAAATATCCAAAATTCTTTTTAATCAAACTTTAGATATTTATAGAAAAGAGGTGATTTTGTTTAATCTTAAAATTATACATCAAAATTAAATAAAGCACATACAATCGTTTTTCAATGATTAATAAAATAATTTATTATTTATAAAATCATTTTAAATCTAAAAAAAGATTTTTATCAATTTAAATTTAAAATAACATCACTGAAGATTGATAATGATGAAATAAATAAAAATCTATCCCATCATGAAAAATTATATAGAAATTATAGAATAGTAAATATTTTATATTTAATATAATGAAATCATTAATATCCTAAAAAATCATTATAATTCATTCAATAGTAAATAAAAGGTTTTATATCTAAGTATAGGAACGATAAATGGAAATGTTTAAATATAAGATATATTAAATATAATTACATCACTAAAAAGTGATGCCAAACAAATAAAATGAAAAATAGGTGAAACAAATGAACAAGAGAAGATTAGTAGTGATTTTATTGTTAATAGTTGCAATTCTAGGTTTTACAATCTCAGTTGCATCAGCAGCAGTTGGAACTAAAACAACAAATATAGTAGATGGAAAATATAGTCAAATTAATATAGGTAAAGGAGACATAGTATATACTGCATATGACAGTAAATACAGTGGCCAATCTGGAAAATCAAGATTATTGACAATTTTGGGTATGAAAAATAATGATAAGTCTTATTCAAAATACCATAATATAATAAAAGTAAAAATTACATATAAAAATGATAAAAATAATAAAATATTATCAAAAATATATAAAACTAAGTCAAAAGGATTTACCCAAGTCGTTCCAAAAGGATGGACACCAAAAAAAGCAACAATAATGTATAAAACTGTTAATCCACTGCTTAAAACAAAAACACTAAAAGTTATTGATGGAAAAGTTAAAAAGGTTAATATTGGAAAAAATGACTATTTGAAATTAGCATATTCCACTAAACCAATTGGTATAACACAAGGTACAAGACAAATTTTATTAAGAATTCAAAATATAAAATTAGCTAAAAACTATCATGAAATAACCGTAGCAAAAGTCATATTTCAAAATGATAAAACTAAAAAAATAGTTTCAAAACTATTTAAACCATCTAATAATAAATATCTCTCTGTTATTTCATATACAGTTCCTAAAGGATGGACACCGAAAAAAGTAATAACACAATATAAAAGTTTAGCTCTCTAAGATCAATTGAATCATGAGTTTACTTTAATAAATAAAATTTCCATTTTTAATTATTTTTATTTTATTATTTTTATTATTTTAATTATTTTTATTTTTTAAATTATTTTTATTTTATTATTGTTAATTATTTTTATTATATTTTCATTGTTTTAAATTGTATCATGTAACTAATCATTATCAATTAATTACTCATCTTCTTTTTTAATTAATCAAATGAAATTATTAATAGTTTTATTTATTAAAAATTTTTAAAGAAATTCAAAAAAAATCATTAAATTTAAGTTATATATATTAAAATATGATAATATGAAAACAATATCAAAGTCATATCAAGTTGAATTAGAGATAAAAAAATCACAATTTATTTGTAGATTATTCCCTGCAAAGGATTCAGCTGAAGCAAAAGAGATAATAAGGACCATATCAACAAAATACAATGATGCAACACATAATTGTTCTGCTTATATTGTTATTGATGGAGAAGCTTATGATGATGATGGGGAACCGAGTGGAACTGCTGGAAAACCAATGCTAAATGTTTTAAAGAAAAATAATCTCAATAATATTGTAGCTATTGTAACAAGATATTTTGGAGGAATAAAACTTGGTGCTGGAGGATTAGTTCGAGCATATGGTAAATCTGTAATCGAAGCTTTATCAATAAGTGATATAGTTGAAATAGAAGAATATAAAACATATGAGTTATCATTTGACTACTTCAATATAAAAACAATTGAAGAATATATTAGGAATTATAATATAATTATTTTAAATAAAGAATTTAGCGAAAAAGTGAATTATAAAATAGCTATTAAAAAAGAAGAAGATATTGAACCTTTTAAAGAGAAATCGAAAAAAACAGCGAAAGTTGAGTTTTTAAATAATGAATACTTGAATTTAAATGCAAAAGACTAATATATTATTTATTAATTTAATTCAATATCATTAAAAACATTATTTACATAAATAGGTTAATAATATGAACAAATACTGAAAAAAAAGAGAAATAATATGAAAAATAATAATGATAATAATATGAAAAAATAATATGAAAATATAAAAAAATAATAAAAAAATAAAAATAAAAAATAGAATAAAATAAAAAATAATTAAAAATAATCAAATAAAAGAAATTAAAAAATTTAAATTATTCAATTAATTTAACTAGAACTATTTCCAGAGTCACCACCATCATTAGAATCATCTGCAGGAGGCTCGGGTTCCTCATTTGGAGGTTTTTCATTATTTGAACCTGATGAAGATCCTTGATTACTGCTTGAAGTCTTTTTTGTAGAAGTTGGTTTACTATCTGATGTTGATATTTCAGATGTTGTGTTATTTGTAGTATTATTAGCATCCATAACAGAAGTGTTAGTTTGATTTACATCAGTATTTGCACCACCATTACTCATCAATAAAATCACTCCAACACCTGCAGCAACAATAACCACTATAACAGCAGCAATTATTAAAGTAAGCTTGTTTTCATCCATTAAATCACCTTAAATAATAAATATAATATCAAATTTATTAATAATACCTTCAATATAGCTAATAACAATATTAGACAAATTAGTTTTAATAATATTTGATTTATTGCATTGTTAATATGATATTATTTTTTATATATAAATACCTTGTTATATCTTTTATATCTTTTTATAAAATTTATATCAATTAATTGATTAAATCAAAAATTAA is a genomic window of Methanobrevibacter sp. TMH8 containing:
- a CDS encoding MBL fold metallo-hydrolase, whose protein sequence is MTEIKIFGNMAKVYLIKEEDSCVLVDTGIKFDRKSIYNYIKNEKVDLIILTHYHIDHIANAHYLSKELEIPIAMSEVDYDIVKNGNEPKLYPYDFVGRILKITSKMINPISNLDMFDIDVFLKNKQSLEKFGINGTVYSLPGHTKGSIGLMVDNDKFFVGDAMMNHFSPSPSKIFENKEEMLQSVDFIKNSSASIIYTGHGKPFKNM
- a CDS encoding 50S ribosomal protein L37e; the protein is MIMKGTPSMGKKNKKTHIRCRRCGRNAYHVRKKVCASCGFGKSKRIRSYSWQNKKTITGQRLV
- a CDS encoding LSm family protein — encoded protein: MSGQQGYVQRPLDALGKATNSPVLIKLKGDREFRGILKSFDLHMNLVLNDAEELEKGEVTRRLGTVLIRGDNIVYISP
- a CDS encoding RNA-binding protein translates to MKVKQRYHLKKKKLKELKRDLGEYSDLISNKSSVEFLEVDPNPFVLVDGKPAVIIINEKPFPTLKAALENDIGGKKVTVDMGAVKFVTNGADIMSPGIVASDKDVKSDDVVVVVEETHKKPLAIGIALISGEKMVENDSGKAIENIHHIGDDIWNLEI
- the arfB gene encoding 2-amino-5-formylamino-6-ribosylaminopyrimidin-4(3H)-one 5'-monophosphate deformylase, which codes for MVELRYNAGNVFNPLVHKIGIIALGSHLENHGPALPIDTDAKIAAYIALQASLESGAKFLGIIYPAHEIEEINHGIHYSLEELADNITKTLKAAKKYLKIEKVVIINAHGGNLPLFQYLDKIEDDALLDIVLLNNTIIENEGPHGGSGELSMGKVLGILDEEEIINQTNLEVYGEVGLSQFKEARKNDPGIEEGASEIENNGVYLDINYGKQLLNLAINSVLLDVEKILDY
- a CDS encoding YigZ family protein, which gives rise to MKTISKSYQVELEIKKSQFICRLFPAKDSAEAKEIIRTISTKYNDATHNCSAYIVIDGEAYDDDGEPSGTAGKPMLNVLKKNNLNNIVAIVTRYFGGIKLGAGGLVRAYGKSVIEALSISDIVEIEEYKTYELSFDYFNIKTIEEYIRNYNIIILNKEFSEKVNYKIAIKKEEDIEPFKEKSKKTAKVEFLNNEYLNLNAKD